Genomic segment of Kibdelosporangium phytohabitans:
TCGGGCTCAGCGAGGCCTCGTCCTCACCTTCTTCCCGCAACGTGGCCGCCGCGCCCACGACGGGTGGGTCCGGTGTGCCGATGACGTCCAGATCCTTGTCGTCGTAGGCGATGCGTGCCAGTAAGCTGCGCATCGCTTCGATCCGAGCGCGTTTCTTGTCGTTGCTCTTGACGACCATCCACGGCGCGCACTCGGTGTCGGTCTCGCGGAACATCGCGACCTTCGCTTCGGTGCAGGCGTCCCAGTAGTCCAGCGACTTGATGTCGTGGGCACTGAGTTCCCACTGCAGCACCGGATCGACCTGGTGGATCAGGAACCGCGTGCGCTGTTCCGCGCGGGACACGGAGAACCACCGCTGGGACATCGGGTACCTGGCGTGCGGGGAATCCACTCCCACGTCAGCCAGGCGATGATCGACCGCTTGCTGGTCGGGCTTCAGCGGCGGTGGGAGCAGTCTGGGAGCAGCGGACCGGCGAACACTACCGAGTCACACATGGGTTCAAGATCGTTTGCTTCCAGTTCGCCCCCGGAACAGCAGAAAGGCCTGCCGGTGATGATCACCAACAGGCCGTCTGACCAGTGTGTATAACTGGTGGGCGATACTGGGATTGAACCAGTGACCCCTACCGTGTCAACGTACGACAACAAGACGTCTGACCTGCGGAAACACGACTTCTGCACGTCATGACAGGTCCGTTGACATTCGTTGAGTGCAGATGAGGCCGGTCCAACGCGCCGGGTTGCTCCCAACCTGCTCCCACGCAGCGCTCCCAACGGGGGCAGGCAGAGAGCCTCGTTGTTGACAGACATGACTCGGATGCACGATGCGTTGCGACCCCTTAACTCAAATCAATGCCTCACCGTCCGCCGACACGACCATCTCTGCGGAATCCTTCATGAGTACCGACGTGTCATTTGACCTGGATGGACGTGGTTTTCGGCACGCACAGGCAACCGGGCCAAGTATAAGATCGACGATAGCGGAAGCACACTGCAGGGGAAGGTGCGCTGTGCCAACACCAGGGCAGACGGCGATCGTGGTCCCGGTTCCGGCTGCGGACCGGTTGCTGTGGGAGGTGTCGGGCACTCATCCTCAGGCAGTTCGGGAGGGCGTCGCCGCGCATGTGTCGCTGCTGTACCCGTTCCTTGATGTGTCTCATGTGGACGAAGAGGTGCTCGGGTGGCTGCGGGAGTTCGCCGCGAGGACGCAACCGATCGCTGTGGAGTTCCTCGACGTGTTGTCCACGCCGGGATTCGTGCACTTGCCGGTACCCGCGTTGCGGTCGCTGGCCGCCGGAATCCGGGCGCGGTGGCCGCAGGTGGTGCCCTACGGCGGCAGGTTCGGCGCCGACCCGCTTCCGCATGTCACGCTCGCGATGGGTCTTCGGGCCGAGGATGGTGCGGCGGTCGCGGAGCGGGTCCGCCGGTTCCTGCCGCTCACCGGTTCGGCCGACCGTGTGTGGATCGTGGCCTACGACGACGGGTGGGACCTGGTGGAGGCGTTTCCGCTCAGCGGGTAGACGGCGGCCGGCCGCTTGCGTCCTGCTGCCGGACGAAGGCGCGGGCGAGTTGGGTCAGCCAGGTGATTTCGGTGTCGAAGTCGACCTGCCCGGTGTCGTCGGGCCGGCTACGAGACGGTGCCGGTTCGGGTGCAGGCAGCGGGTTCCGCCGGGTTCGGCGCAGTGCGATGTGCAGTTGCTCGGCAGCGCCGCCGGGGTCACCGGCCACCTCGCCGTCCGGCGCGACGGCGAGGATGCCGTCTCGTATCTCGATTACCTGCCGATACAGCTGGAATCGCAGCGGTGGCTGCGCGGGCGCCTTCTCACCAGGGTCGAACGCGATCTCGGGGCGGGCCTCGACCAGTGCTGCCCAGAGCGGGCGTAGGCGACGGTAGGCCCGTCGGTCGTGCCACCAGGCCAGCGCCGCGCCCACTGCCGGGACACTGAAACCAACGATGATCATGAGTACCGACAGGGCAGGCGTCCCCACGGCCAAGGTGCACGGGATCGTGCTGAACGGGCCGGAACAGAACGCCTCGGCGGGCCGGCCGGTGAGGACTTCACGACCCACCTCGAACACCTTGTACGCCAGGTAGGCCAGGGCCAGGACGCTGCCGAACGTCATCAGTACCAAGCCGACCCGGAGAAAGCCGCGGGCGGGCAGAACTGCGCGGGCGGCGAGCCTGCCGACGTCGAACACGGCGTACCCGAGGTACAGCGAGTAGGTCAGGGCGTAGAGGACCAGGGTGGGGTGGCTGCGATAGAGCCCGCCGAACAGACCGAGCCCTTCCCGTAACGGGCCTGCTGCGAAGAACGACGCGACGAGCACCAAGACTG
This window contains:
- a CDS encoding MAB_1171c family putative transporter: MISLLFYLVAAICFTAALWHVVRRKHVTPVVVTSAALGAALFLLAPASQVVESQLWPSLGRLASNVATMIAAYGVCLLVDALTTSNVDRRAHRVRTRAFPLGVAVLVLVASFFAAGPLREGLGLFGGLYRSHPTLVLYALTYSLYLGYAVFDVGRLAARAVLPARGFLRVGLVLMTFGSVLALAYLAYKVFEVGREVLTGRPAEAFCSGPFSTIPCTLAVGTPALSVLMIIVGFSVPAVGAALAWWHDRRAYRRLRPLWAALVEARPEIAFDPGEKAPAQPPLRFQLYRQVIEIRDGILAVAPDGEVAGDPGGAAEQLHIALRRTRRNPLPAPEPAPSRSRPDDTGQVDFDTEITWLTQLARAFVRQQDASGRPPSTR
- a CDS encoding 2'-5' RNA ligase family protein; this encodes MPTPGQTAIVVPVPAADRLLWEVSGTHPQAVREGVAAHVSLLYPFLDVSHVDEEVLGWLREFAARTQPIAVEFLDVLSTPGFVHLPVPALRSLAAGIRARWPQVVPYGGRFGADPLPHVTLAMGLRAEDGAAVAERVRRFLPLTGSADRVWIVAYDDGWDLVEAFPLSG